Proteins from one Embleya scabrispora genomic window:
- a CDS encoding 2-aminoethylphosphonate ABC transporter permease subunit gives MTATLTEPPIVTKPTPAPARERRGRGGATRALWVLPPLVLAAGFFLYPLALVVKQSFVDKNENVGLDVWRDVLNSPSFGDALWNTVKIAVLSTLGCLVVGFFLALVLSFVPFPGSRAVSRIVDTVLAFPSFLIALAFTFLYGTAGVVNAAADKLGLGEPLVGFLYSPWCVVLAEITFYTPFVMRPLLAAFALVPRERLDVAASLGAGPLRVIRQVLLPEAWPALAAGGSLTLLLTLNEFGIVLFIGAKDVTTLPMLVHAKGAVTFDYPGACVVAVVEVALSLTLYTVYRFVFSRTGAGRAGLVA, from the coding sequence ATGACCGCGACCCTGACCGAGCCGCCGATCGTGACGAAGCCGACCCCGGCTCCGGCCCGCGAGCGGCGGGGCCGCGGCGGTGCGACGCGCGCGTTGTGGGTACTCCCGCCGCTCGTGCTCGCCGCCGGGTTCTTCCTCTATCCGCTCGCGCTCGTGGTCAAGCAGTCCTTCGTCGACAAGAACGAGAACGTCGGCCTGGATGTGTGGCGCGACGTACTGAACTCGCCCTCGTTCGGCGACGCGCTGTGGAACACGGTCAAGATCGCCGTGTTGTCCACGCTCGGCTGCCTGGTGGTGGGCTTCTTCCTGGCCCTGGTGTTGTCCTTCGTGCCCTTCCCCGGCTCGCGCGCGGTGAGCAGGATCGTGGACACCGTGTTGGCCTTCCCGTCCTTCCTGATCGCGCTCGCCTTCACCTTCCTGTACGGCACGGCGGGCGTGGTCAACGCGGCGGCGGACAAACTCGGCCTGGGCGAGCCACTGGTCGGCTTCCTGTACTCGCCCTGGTGTGTGGTGCTGGCCGAGATCACCTTCTACACCCCGTTCGTGATGCGCCCGCTGCTCGCGGCCTTCGCGCTGGTGCCCCGGGAACGCCTCGACGTCGCGGCCTCGCTCGGCGCGGGCCCGCTGCGGGTGATCCGGCAGGTGCTGCTGCCCGAGGCCTGGCCCGCGCTCGCGGCCGGGGGCAGCCTGACCCTGCTGCTCACCCTCAACGAGTTCGGGATCGTGCTGTTCATCGGCGCCAAGGACGTCACCACGCTGCCGATGCTGGTGCACGCCAAGGGCGCGGTCACCTTCGACTACCCGGGCGCGTGTGTGGTCGCGGTGGTCGAGGTCGCGCTGTCGCTGACGCTCTACACCGTGTACCGATTCGTCTTCTCCCGGACAGGAGCCGGCCGTGCTGGTCTGGTCGCGTAG
- a CDS encoding ABC transporter ATP-binding protein: MTAPAIERTASAVASAAPTESAIGIQDLTVRYGSVTALEGLTLEVARGETVALLGPSGSGKSTALKAVAGFLRPASGRITLAGRDVTYEPPNKRGIGVVVQNYALFPHMRVADNVAFGLRARRVSRAEVGRRVTEALDMVGMAGYARRYPRELSGGQQQRVAIARALAIRPPVLLLDEPLSALDATLRADLLGELQRLRGELPDVAIMYVTHDQTEALALADRIAVMRDARLVDLDATDRLYRRPPSEFTASFLGAANLLDARVLADCTAADDAVRVAVGGLTVAADPTGAFAEGARALLVARPHTLAVTEVDRADTLPARLVATQWRGADYRLTCVLEGDGEREIRIDVTDLAAVPALGERLGVALPAEPCVLVPAGAGG; this comes from the coding sequence ATGACCGCACCAGCCATCGAGCGCACCGCGTCCGCCGTCGCGAGTGCCGCGCCGACCGAATCGGCGATCGGCATCCAGGATCTGACGGTCCGTTACGGATCGGTCACGGCCCTGGAAGGGCTGACCCTGGAGGTCGCCCGAGGCGAGACGGTGGCCCTGCTCGGGCCCTCGGGCTCGGGCAAGTCCACCGCGCTCAAGGCGGTCGCGGGTTTCCTCCGGCCCGCCTCGGGCCGGATCACCCTGGCCGGACGCGACGTCACGTACGAGCCGCCGAACAAGCGCGGCATCGGCGTCGTGGTGCAGAACTACGCGCTGTTCCCGCACATGCGGGTCGCCGACAACGTGGCGTTCGGGCTCAGGGCCCGCCGGGTGTCGCGCGCCGAGGTGGGCCGCCGGGTCACCGAGGCGCTGGACATGGTGGGGATGGCCGGCTACGCCCGGCGCTATCCCCGCGAGTTGTCCGGTGGGCAGCAGCAACGTGTGGCGATCGCCCGGGCATTGGCCATCCGACCGCCCGTTTTGCTCCTCGACGAGCCGCTGTCCGCGCTCGACGCCACGCTGCGCGCCGACCTGCTCGGTGAACTGCAACGGCTGCGCGGCGAGTTGCCCGACGTGGCGATCATGTACGTGACGCACGATCAGACCGAGGCGCTGGCGCTCGCCGACCGGATCGCGGTGATGCGGGACGCGCGCCTCGTCGACCTCGACGCGACGGACCGGCTGTACCGCCGGCCGCCGAGCGAGTTCACCGCGTCCTTCCTGGGCGCGGCCAACCTGCTCGACGCGCGGGTGCTGGCGGATTGCACGGCCGCGGACGACGCGGTGCGCGTCGCGGTGGGCGGGCTGACCGTCGCGGCCGACCCCACCGGGGCGTTCGCCGAAGGTGCGCGGGCGCTGCTCGTGGCCCGTCCGCACACCCTGGCGGTGACCGAAGTCGACCGGGCGGACACGCTGCCCGCACGACTGGTCGCCACCCAGTGGCGCGGCGCCGACTACCGGCTGACCTGCGTGCTGGAAGGCGACGGCGAGCGGGAGATCCGGATCGACGTCACCGACCTGGCCGCGGTGCCCGCGCTCGGCGAGCGGTTGGGCGTCGCGCTGCCCGCCGAGCCGTGCGTCCTGGTTCCGGCGGGAGCGGGCGGATGA
- a CDS encoding spermidine synthase, translating to MADKQRRRGRAPEPVRAEVASGDVELEPDPDRAGAWTLRLHGSPQSHVDLDDPTWLEFEYVRRLGHLVDLIADAGKPLRVLHLGGGGLTLPRYVAATRPRSRQQVVELDGELVAFVRRALPWDRTWQIRVRTGDAREVAARAPDAAFDLAVVDVFADSRVPAHLTSAEFVGEVARTLAPAGVYAVNLADGGPLFFVRTQVATIRSVFPNLLLVADPAVLRGRRFGNVVLVASHGELPIAALARRTAADPFPGRVEHGPALADFTGGAAVVHDTTAVASPAPPARTFGKN from the coding sequence ATGGCAGACAAGCAGCGTCGACGCGGTCGCGCCCCCGAGCCGGTCCGTGCCGAGGTGGCGTCCGGCGATGTCGAGCTCGAACCCGATCCGGATCGGGCCGGGGCCTGGACGCTGCGGCTGCACGGTTCGCCGCAGTCGCATGTGGACCTGGACGATCCGACCTGGCTGGAGTTCGAGTACGTCCGCCGGCTTGGCCACCTGGTCGACCTCATCGCGGACGCCGGCAAGCCGCTGCGGGTCCTGCACCTCGGCGGCGGCGGGCTGACCCTGCCCCGCTACGTGGCCGCCACCCGGCCGCGTTCGCGGCAGCAGGTGGTGGAGCTGGACGGGGAACTCGTCGCGTTCGTCCGGCGCGCGTTGCCGTGGGATCGCACCTGGCAGATCCGGGTGCGGACCGGTGACGCCCGCGAGGTGGCCGCCCGCGCGCCGGACGCCGCGTTCGACCTGGCCGTGGTGGACGTGTTCGCCGACTCGCGGGTGCCCGCGCATCTGACCTCGGCCGAGTTCGTGGGCGAGGTGGCCCGGACGCTGGCCCCCGCCGGGGTGTACGCGGTGAATCTGGCCGACGGCGGGCCGCTTTTCTTCGTGCGCACGCAGGTCGCCACGATCCGGTCGGTCTTCCCGAACCTGCTGCTCGTCGCCGATCCGGCGGTGTTGCGCGGGCGGCGGTTCGGCAACGTCGTGCTGGTCGCCTCGCACGGCGAACTGCCGATCGCCGCGTTGGCCCGGCGTACCGCCGCCGATCCGTTCCCCGGCCGGGTCGAGCACGGACCGGCGCTGGCCGACTTCACCGGCGGCGCGGCCGTGGTCCACGACACCACGGCGGTCGCGTCGCCGGCCCCGCCCGCGCGCACGTTCGGCAAGAACTGA
- a CDS encoding ABC transporter permease, with protein MLVWSRSGRALVWALFALVFAPLVLAPLAILGIAAFAGDWNSVLPASWTSENIREATAGTNSDSLVVSVETALGASLIAIVVGTWAAIAARGAPRFVRRLTDAVFHLPVAVPSVVVGLGMLVAFSDGPILLNGTKWIVIAAHAVLVVTFAYSTVSAGLDRTDAAFAEVAASLGASPARVLLRVRLPMLLPSITAAASLAIALSMGEVGATIMVYPAEWRTLPVSIFTLTDRGKVLLGSAVTVVLLVATLVVLMVVGLLKGRVEERRRRR; from the coding sequence GTGCTGGTCTGGTCGCGTAGCGGACGCGCCCTCGTCTGGGCGCTGTTCGCACTCGTCTTCGCCCCCCTCGTGCTCGCCCCGCTGGCGATCCTGGGCATCGCCGCCTTCGCCGGCGACTGGAACAGCGTGCTGCCGGCGTCGTGGACGAGCGAGAACATCCGCGAGGCCACGGCGGGCACCAACTCCGACAGCCTCGTGGTGAGCGTCGAGACCGCGCTCGGCGCCTCGCTGATCGCGATCGTGGTCGGCACGTGGGCGGCGATCGCCGCGCGTGGTGCGCCGCGCTTCGTACGCCGGCTCACCGACGCGGTGTTCCACCTGCCGGTCGCGGTGCCCTCGGTGGTGGTCGGGCTCGGCATGCTGGTGGCCTTCAGCGACGGTCCGATCCTGCTCAACGGCACGAAGTGGATCGTCATCGCGGCGCACGCGGTGCTCGTGGTGACCTTCGCCTACTCGACGGTGTCGGCGGGGCTGGATCGCACCGACGCGGCCTTCGCCGAGGTCGCCGCCTCGCTCGGGGCGAGCCCGGCGCGGGTGCTGCTGCGGGTGCGACTGCCGATGTTGCTGCCCTCGATCACCGCGGCGGCCAGTCTGGCGATCGCGCTGTCCATGGGCGAGGTGGGCGCGACGATCATGGTCTATCCGGCAGAGTGGCGCACCCTGCCGGTGTCGATCTTCACCCTCACCGACCGGGGAAAGGTGCTCCTGGGCTCCGCGGTCACCGTGGTGCTGCTGGTCGCGACCCTGGTCGTGCTCATGGTGGTCGGCCTGCTCAAGGGCCGGGTGGAGGAGCGCCGGCGGCGACGGTAA
- a CDS encoding 5'/3'-nucleotidase SurE, translating into MKLQRKRIAALPAALGAGALLLALTGSADAAPKHDDHRPSVAGMRILLSNDDSMQNAKPDGADGRGIYEVRRALCAAGADVVVMAPWQYMSGFGTAATGGGALTVSRRTALPTGFEGDCAGAPSKGAVFGVCKGSAACGPTTPSATPVDTVRLALRGGLAAKVGWHSGPDLVLTGINSGPNVASVTNDSGTLGAAIAANDNGKPAIALSGGFDMESFKVTPATYRAFADFLPSYVAQLKDRKVLSDRYVVDINHPNVVPGERIGRPVWTEIGTETVVAIRYTAEADGDTFAIGQGDCASPGTFCRPETKRRADWTELNKGNITVSAVTGDRTLRGGEDDRLERFVTTGR; encoded by the coding sequence ATGAAGCTCCAGCGGAAGCGCATCGCCGCCCTGCCCGCCGCCCTCGGCGCGGGCGCCCTGCTCCTGGCCCTGACCGGGAGCGCCGACGCCGCCCCGAAGCACGATGACCACCGCCCTTCCGTGGCCGGCATGCGGATCCTGCTGAGCAACGACGACTCGATGCAGAACGCCAAGCCGGACGGCGCCGACGGCCGTGGGATCTACGAGGTACGCCGGGCCCTGTGTGCCGCAGGGGCGGACGTCGTGGTGATGGCGCCGTGGCAGTACATGAGCGGCTTCGGTACCGCGGCCACCGGCGGCGGCGCGCTCACCGTGTCCAGGCGCACCGCACTACCGACCGGCTTCGAGGGCGACTGTGCCGGGGCGCCGAGCAAGGGGGCCGTCTTCGGCGTGTGCAAGGGCAGCGCCGCGTGCGGCCCGACGACCCCGAGCGCGACACCGGTGGACACCGTACGGCTGGCCCTGCGCGGTGGCCTGGCCGCCAAGGTCGGCTGGCACAGCGGTCCCGACCTGGTGCTCACCGGCATCAACTCCGGTCCCAACGTCGCCTCGGTCACCAACGACTCGGGCACGCTGGGCGCCGCCATCGCCGCGAACGACAACGGCAAGCCGGCGATCGCGCTCAGCGGCGGCTTCGACATGGAGTCGTTCAAGGTGACCCCGGCCACCTACCGGGCGTTCGCCGACTTCCTGCCCTCGTACGTGGCGCAGTTGAAGGACCGCAAGGTGCTGTCGGACCGGTACGTGGTCGACATCAACCACCCGAACGTGGTGCCGGGCGAGCGGATCGGCCGACCGGTCTGGACCGAGATCGGCACCGAAACCGTGGTCGCGATCCGGTACACGGCCGAGGCCGACGGCGACACGTTCGCGATCGGCCAGGGCGACTGCGCGTCGCCCGGCACCTTCTGCCGTCCGGAGACCAAGCGGCGGGCCGACTGGACCGAACTGAACAAGGGGAACATCACCGTCTCGGCCGTGACCGGCGACCGTACTCTTCGCGGCGGCGAGGACGATCGTCTGGAGCGGTTCGTCACCACCGGCCGCTGA